In Amycolatopsis jiangsuensis, the following proteins share a genomic window:
- the trpS gene encoding tryptophan--tRNA ligase translates to MSDEQNGRLRVLSGIQPTADSFHLGNYLGALRQWVRLQDTHETFYCVVDLHAITVEQDPKVLLERTRRSAAQLLAIGVDPERSALFVQSQVPEHAQLSWVLECQTGFGEAGRMTQFKDKAAKQGTDRASVGLFTYPILQAADILLYQANAVPVGEDQRQHLELTRNLAQRFNNRFGTTFTVPEPHIVKDTAKIYDLQDPTAKMSKSASAANGLIELLEDPKRSAKKIRSAVTDTGREIRFDPEHKAGVSNLLSIYSALTDRTVADLEAAYEGKGYGDLKKELAEVLVEWVTPLQERVQSYLDDVAELDRILAGGARRAREVAAKTLESTYERIGFLPPVR, encoded by the coding sequence GTGTCCGACGAACAGAACGGGCGCCTGCGGGTGCTTTCCGGGATCCAGCCGACCGCCGACTCCTTCCACCTGGGCAACTACCTCGGTGCGCTGCGGCAGTGGGTGCGGTTGCAGGACACGCACGAGACCTTCTACTGCGTTGTCGACCTGCACGCGATCACCGTCGAGCAGGATCCGAAGGTGCTGCTGGAGCGCACCCGCCGCTCGGCCGCGCAGCTGCTCGCGATCGGGGTCGATCCGGAGCGGAGCGCGTTGTTCGTGCAGAGCCAGGTGCCCGAGCACGCGCAGCTGAGCTGGGTGCTCGAATGCCAGACCGGCTTCGGCGAGGCCGGGCGGATGACCCAGTTCAAGGACAAGGCCGCCAAACAGGGCACCGACCGGGCCAGCGTCGGGCTGTTCACCTACCCGATCCTGCAGGCTGCGGACATCCTGCTGTACCAGGCGAACGCGGTGCCGGTCGGCGAGGATCAGCGCCAGCACCTCGAGCTGACCCGTAACCTCGCGCAGCGGTTCAACAACCGGTTCGGCACGACGTTCACCGTGCCCGAACCGCACATCGTCAAAGACACCGCGAAGATCTACGACCTGCAGGACCCGACGGCCAAGATGAGCAAGTCGGCGTCCGCGGCCAACGGGCTCATCGAACTGCTCGAGGATCCCAAGCGGTCGGCCAAGAAGATCCGTTCCGCGGTCACCGACACCGGCCGCGAGATCCGGTTCGACCCGGAGCACAAGGCCGGCGTCTCCAACCTGCTCAGCATCTACTCCGCGCTGACCGACCGCACCGTGGCCGACCTCGAGGCGGCCTACGAGGGCAAGGGCTACGGCGACCTCAAGAAGGAGCTCGCCGAGGTGCTCGTGGAATGGGTGACCCCGTTGCAGGAGCGCGTGCAGTCCTACCTGGACGACGTGGCCGAGCTGGACCGGATCCTCGCCGGCGGAGCGCGCCGGGCACGCGAGGTCGCGGCGAAAACGCTCGAGTCGACCTACGAACGGATCGGCTTCCTGCCGCCCGTTCGCTGA
- the sdhA gene encoding succinate dehydrogenase flavoprotein subunit: MQFHKYDVVIVGAGGAGMRAAIESGQRARTAVLTKLYPTRSHTGAAQGGMCAALANVEEDNWEWHTFDTVKGGDYLVDQDAAEIMAKEAIDAVLDLEKMGLPFNRTPEGKIDQRRFGGHTRDHGKAAVRRACYAADRTGHMILQTLYQNCVKYGTEFFNEFYVLDLVTSEDEDGNPVASGVVAYELATGELHVFQAKSIVMASGGAGKIFKTTSNAHTLTGDGLGIIFRKGLPLEDMEFFQFHPTGLAGLGILISEAVRGEGGILRNSEGERFMERYAPTIKDLAPRDIVARSMVQEVLQGRGCGPNKDYVVLDVTHLPVEVLETKLPDITEFSRTYLGVDPVKEPVPVFPTCHYVMGGIPTNIHGEALRDNEHVIPGLYAAGEVACVSVHGSNRLGTNSLLDINVFGRRAGIAAAEYALAHEHVELPETPTTLVEEQLELLLSEHGDERVADIRKEMQQTMDSNASVYRTEDTLKQALTDIQSLKDRYTRITVADKGKRYNTDLLEAVELGFLLELAEVLVTGAIARKESRGGHAREDYPARDDTNFMRHTMAYKQGEGLSSDIRLDYKPVTFTRYEPMERKY, from the coding sequence ATGCAGTTCCACAAGTACGACGTGGTGATCGTCGGCGCCGGCGGCGCCGGAATGCGCGCGGCCATCGAATCCGGCCAGCGCGCCCGCACCGCGGTTCTCACCAAGCTCTACCCGACCCGGTCGCACACCGGCGCGGCACAGGGCGGCATGTGTGCCGCGCTGGCCAACGTCGAGGAGGACAACTGGGAATGGCACACCTTCGACACCGTCAAGGGCGGTGACTACCTGGTCGACCAGGACGCCGCGGAGATCATGGCCAAGGAGGCCATCGACGCCGTCCTCGACCTGGAGAAGATGGGCCTGCCGTTCAACCGCACGCCCGAGGGCAAGATCGACCAGCGCCGCTTCGGCGGGCACACCCGCGACCACGGCAAGGCCGCGGTGCGCCGTGCCTGCTACGCCGCGGACCGCACCGGGCACATGATCCTGCAGACGCTGTACCAGAACTGCGTCAAGTACGGCACCGAGTTCTTCAACGAGTTCTACGTGCTCGACCTGGTGACCAGCGAGGACGAGGACGGCAACCCGGTCGCCTCCGGCGTCGTCGCCTACGAGCTGGCCACCGGCGAGCTGCACGTGTTCCAGGCGAAGTCGATCGTGATGGCCAGCGGCGGCGCGGGCAAGATCTTCAAGACGACGTCGAACGCGCACACCCTCACCGGTGACGGCCTCGGCATCATCTTCCGCAAGGGCCTGCCGCTGGAGGACATGGAATTCTTCCAGTTCCACCCGACCGGCCTCGCCGGGCTCGGCATCCTGATCTCCGAGGCCGTCCGCGGCGAGGGCGGCATCCTGCGCAACTCCGAGGGCGAGCGGTTCATGGAGCGCTACGCCCCCACCATCAAGGACCTCGCACCGCGCGACATCGTCGCCCGGTCGATGGTCCAGGAGGTGCTGCAGGGCCGCGGCTGCGGGCCGAACAAGGACTACGTCGTCCTCGACGTGACCCACCTGCCGGTGGAGGTCCTGGAGACCAAGCTGCCGGACATCACCGAGTTCTCCCGCACCTACCTGGGCGTCGACCCGGTCAAGGAGCCGGTGCCGGTGTTCCCGACCTGCCACTACGTGATGGGCGGCATCCCCACCAACATCCACGGTGAGGCGCTGCGCGACAACGAGCACGTGATCCCGGGCCTGTACGCCGCGGGCGAGGTCGCCTGCGTGTCCGTGCACGGGTCGAACCGGCTGGGCACGAACTCGCTGCTGGACATCAACGTGTTCGGCCGCCGGGCCGGGATCGCCGCCGCGGAGTACGCGCTGGCGCACGAGCACGTGGAGCTGCCGGAGACCCCGACCACGCTGGTCGAGGAGCAGCTGGAGCTGCTGCTGTCGGAGCACGGTGACGAGCGCGTCGCCGACATCCGCAAGGAAATGCAGCAGACCATGGACTCGAACGCGTCGGTGTACCGCACCGAGGACACCCTCAAGCAGGCGCTGACCGACATCCAGTCGCTGAAGGACCGCTACACGCGGATCACCGTGGCGGACAAGGGCAAGCGGTACAACACCGATCTGCTCGAGGCGGTCGAGCTGGGCTTCCTGCTCGAGCTCGCCGAGGTGCTCGTGACCGGCGCCATCGCACGCAAGGAGTCCCGCGGCGGGCACGCGCGCGAGGACTACCCGGCCCGCGACGACACGAACTTCATGCGCCACACCATGGCCTACAAGCAGGGCGAGGGCCTGAGCTCGGACATCCGGCTGGACTACAAGCCGGTCACCTTCACCCGCTACGAACCGATGGAGCGGAAGTACTGA
- a CDS encoding SH3 domain-containing protein has translation MILGVPKKTLIIIGAIAVVVILYVLSQKGQADAQGSATGCEVAVTADVLNARDTPAGDGQIVGKYLNGAEFDAQPVVQNGFRKIADGKWVADGFVQPTDGSKC, from the coding sequence GTGATCCTGGGTGTGCCGAAGAAGACGCTGATCATCATCGGGGCCATCGCCGTGGTGGTCATCCTCTACGTGCTGAGCCAGAAGGGCCAGGCCGACGCGCAGGGGTCCGCGACCGGGTGCGAGGTGGCGGTCACCGCGGACGTGCTCAACGCCCGCGACACCCCGGCCGGCGACGGGCAGATCGTCGGCAAGTACCTGAACGGCGCCGAATTCGACGCGCAGCCGGTGGTACAGAACGGGTTCCGCAAGATCGCCGACGGCAAGTGGGTGGCCGACGGGTTCGTGCAGCCCACCGACGGCTCGAAGTGCTGA
- a CDS encoding chitinase, with translation MSLRRILTAFAAATAAAVAVLMPTVAHAAPNAAFPVSEDQFNQMFPSRNQFYTYAGLTDALSAYPGFANTGSDTVKKQEAAAFLANVNHETGGLQYIVEQNTDNYPHYCDTTQSYGCPAGNDAYYGRGPIQLSWNFNYKSAGDALGIDLLNNPFLVEQDAAVSWKTGLWYWNTQTGPGTMTPHDAMVNGNGFGETIRSINGSIECNGGNPGQVQSRIDAYTNFAGILGVDPGANLSC, from the coding sequence ATGTCTCTGCGTAGAATCCTCACCGCGTTCGCGGCCGCCACGGCGGCCGCGGTCGCGGTGCTCATGCCCACGGTCGCGCACGCGGCGCCGAATGCCGCGTTCCCCGTGAGCGAGGACCAGTTCAACCAGATGTTCCCCAGCCGCAACCAGTTCTACACCTACGCCGGGCTGACCGACGCGCTCAGCGCGTATCCGGGATTCGCCAACACCGGCAGCGACACGGTGAAGAAGCAGGAAGCCGCGGCGTTCCTGGCGAACGTCAACCACGAGACCGGCGGCCTCCAGTACATCGTGGAGCAGAACACCGACAACTACCCGCACTACTGCGACACCACCCAGTCCTACGGCTGCCCGGCCGGCAACGACGCCTACTACGGGCGCGGGCCGATCCAGCTGAGCTGGAACTTCAACTACAAGTCCGCGGGCGACGCGCTCGGCATCGACCTGCTGAACAACCCGTTCCTCGTCGAACAGGACGCGGCGGTGTCCTGGAAGACCGGCCTCTGGTACTGGAACACCCAGACCGGACCGGGCACGATGACCCCGCACGACGCCATGGTCAACGGGAACGGCTTCGGCGAGACCATCCGCAGCATCAACGGATCCATCGAATGCAACGGCGGCAACCCCGGGCAGGTGCAGAGCCGGATCGACGCCTACACGAACTTCGCCGGAATCCTCGGCGTGGACCCTGGCGCCAACCTCAGCTGCTGA
- a CDS encoding AAA family ATPase: protein MTRPGLIVLGGLPGTGKSTVAVPLARRLGAAYLRIDRIEQALADSGELPRRPTASGYLVGYGLARDQLTVGVTVVAECVNPLRITRDAWKDTGDRHGEWTLEVELVCSLPDEHRARVENRTVDVEGLVPPTWQQVLDRDYEPWDRDHLVIDTATSSIASTVETIARHANALSTGQSRDSGRNPTSR, encoded by the coding sequence ATGACCCGCCCAGGCCTGATCGTGCTCGGCGGCCTGCCCGGTACGGGCAAGTCGACCGTCGCGGTCCCGCTGGCGCGCCGGCTGGGCGCGGCCTACCTGCGGATCGACCGCATCGAGCAGGCGCTGGCGGACTCCGGCGAGCTGCCGCGGCGGCCGACGGCGTCCGGATACCTCGTCGGCTACGGACTGGCCCGCGATCAGCTCACGGTCGGCGTCACGGTGGTCGCCGAATGCGTGAATCCCCTGAGGATCACCCGCGATGCCTGGAAGGACACCGGCGACCGGCACGGCGAGTGGACCCTCGAAGTCGAGCTCGTCTGCTCCCTGCCGGACGAGCACCGTGCCCGGGTGGAGAACCGGACCGTCGACGTCGAAGGCCTCGTACCGCCGACGTGGCAGCAGGTACTCGACCGCGACTACGAACCGTGGGACCGGGACCACCTGGTGATCGATACCGCAACGTCCAGCATCGCGAGCACCGTCGAGACCATCGCGCGCCACGCGAACGCACTGTCCACCGGACAGTCCCGCGACTCCGGACGGAACCCCACGAGCCGGTAA
- a CDS encoding NADP-dependent isocitrate dehydrogenase: protein MAKIKVQGTVVELDGDEMTRIIWQFIKDKLIHPYLDVNLDYYDLGIEERDRTDDQITVDSANAIKQHGVGVKCATITPDEARVEEFGLKKMWRSPNGTIRNILGGVVFREPIIMANVPRLVPGWTKPIIIGRHAHGDQYKATDFKVPGPGTVTMTYTPADGSEPMEFEVTNFPEGGGVAMGMYNYRKSIEDFARASLQYGLDRGYPVYLSTKNTILKAYDGMFKDVFQEIYEAEYKADFDAKGLTYEHRLIDDMVAAALKWEGGYVWATKNYDGDVQSDTVAQGFGSLGLMTSVLRTPDGKTVEAEAAHGTVTRHYRQHQQGKPTSTNPIASIYAWTRGLEHRGKLDSNSELIGFANKLEQVVVDTVEGGKMTKDLALLVGKDQEWQTTEEFLATLDVNLAKKIGQS from the coding sequence ATGGCCAAGATCAAGGTCCAGGGCACCGTCGTCGAACTCGACGGCGACGAGATGACCCGAATCATCTGGCAGTTCATCAAGGACAAGCTGATCCACCCGTACCTGGACGTCAACCTGGACTACTACGACCTGGGCATCGAGGAGCGGGACCGCACCGACGACCAGATCACGGTCGACTCCGCCAACGCCATCAAGCAGCACGGCGTCGGCGTCAAGTGCGCCACCATCACGCCGGACGAGGCACGGGTGGAGGAGTTCGGCCTGAAGAAGATGTGGCGGAGCCCGAACGGCACCATCCGCAACATCCTCGGCGGCGTGGTGTTCCGCGAGCCGATCATCATGGCGAACGTACCGCGGCTGGTACCGGGCTGGACCAAGCCGATCATCATCGGCCGGCACGCCCACGGTGACCAGTACAAGGCCACCGACTTCAAGGTCCCCGGCCCCGGCACGGTCACCATGACCTACACCCCCGCCGACGGTTCCGAGCCGATGGAGTTCGAGGTCACGAACTTCCCCGAGGGTGGCGGCGTCGCCATGGGGATGTACAACTACCGCAAGTCGATCGAGGACTTCGCGCGCGCGTCGCTGCAGTACGGCCTCGACCGCGGCTACCCGGTCTACCTCTCCACCAAGAACACCATCCTCAAGGCCTACGACGGCATGTTCAAGGACGTGTTCCAGGAGATCTACGAGGCCGAGTACAAGGCCGACTTCGACGCCAAGGGCCTGACCTACGAGCACCGGCTGATCGACGACATGGTCGCCGCGGCGCTCAAGTGGGAGGGCGGCTACGTCTGGGCCACCAAGAACTACGACGGGGACGTCCAGTCCGACACCGTGGCGCAGGGCTTCGGTTCGCTCGGCCTGATGACCTCGGTGCTGCGCACGCCGGACGGCAAGACCGTCGAGGCGGAGGCCGCGCACGGCACGGTGACCCGGCATTACCGCCAGCACCAGCAGGGCAAGCCGACCTCCACGAACCCGATCGCCTCGATCTACGCGTGGACCCGCGGCCTCGAGCACCGCGGCAAGCTCGACTCCAACTCGGAGCTGATCGGCTTCGCGAACAAGCTGGAGCAGGTCGTCGTCGACACCGTCGAGGGCGGCAAGATGACCAAGGACCTCGCGCTGCTGGTCGGCAAGGACCAGGAATGGCAGACGACCGAGGAGTTCCTCGCGACGCTGGACGTCAACCTGGCGAAGAAGATCGGGCAGTCCTGA
- a CDS encoding SCO4848 family membrane protein → MRISRRTAMFLFAFGVWSWIIWITFAKNLWASDQSWAADGSPTAYFIVHAVLTVVSFVLGTAIGVLGWKGVRATARERVSAGDSAGDSAT, encoded by the coding sequence ATGCGCATTTCGCGACGTACCGCGATGTTCCTGTTCGCGTTCGGAGTCTGGTCCTGGATCATCTGGATCACCTTCGCCAAGAACCTCTGGGCGAGTGACCAGTCGTGGGCCGCGGACGGTTCGCCGACGGCGTACTTCATCGTGCACGCGGTGCTCACCGTCGTCTCGTTCGTGCTCGGTACCGCCATCGGCGTGCTCGGCTGGAAGGGCGTGCGGGCCACCGCGCGAGAGCGAGTCTCCGCGGGCGATTCGGCAGGGGATTCGGCCACCTGA
- a CDS encoding succinate dehydrogenase iron-sulfur subunit, which yields MTTATPEAEAASETHTPITVTLKILRFNPEVDEEPHWESYDVPAQPTDRVLNLLFHVKDYLDGTFAFRRSCAHGVCGSDAMQINGINRLACKVLLKDLLEKNGKRTEITIAPIKGLTTLKDLYVDMDPFFEAYRAIKPYLITYGNEPTRERIQSQADRDRFDDTTKCILCACCTSSCPVYWNDGSYFGPAAIVNAHRFIFDSRDDGAEERLDILNDGEGVWRCRTTFNCTDACPRGIQVTKAIQEVKRALLFKRV from the coding sequence ATGACCACGGCCACCCCGGAAGCCGAGGCCGCTTCCGAAACCCACACGCCGATCACCGTCACCCTGAAGATCCTCCGGTTCAACCCGGAGGTCGACGAGGAGCCGCACTGGGAGTCCTACGACGTCCCGGCGCAGCCGACGGACCGGGTGCTCAACCTGCTGTTCCACGTCAAGGACTACCTCGACGGCACGTTCGCCTTCCGCCGCTCGTGCGCGCACGGGGTGTGCGGGTCGGACGCCATGCAGATCAACGGGATCAACCGGCTGGCCTGCAAGGTGCTGCTGAAGGACCTGCTCGAGAAGAACGGCAAGCGGACCGAGATCACGATCGCCCCGATCAAGGGCCTGACGACGTTGAAGGACCTCTACGTCGACATGGACCCGTTCTTCGAGGCGTACCGGGCGATCAAGCCGTACCTGATCACCTACGGCAACGAGCCCACGCGCGAGCGGATCCAGTCCCAGGCCGACCGCGACCGGTTCGACGACACCACCAAGTGCATCCTGTGCGCCTGCTGCACGTCGTCCTGCCCGGTCTACTGGAACGACGGCTCGTACTTCGGCCCGGCCGCGATCGTCAACGCGCACCGCTTCATCTTCGACTCGCGTGACGACGGCGCCGAAGAGCGCCTGGACATCCTGAACGACGGCGAAGGCGTCTGGCGCTGCCGCACGACCTTCAACTGCACCGACGCCTGCCCCCGCGGCATCCAGGTGACGAAGGCGATCCAGGAGGTCAAGCGCGCCCTGCTGTTCAAGCGCGTCTGA
- the yhjD gene encoding inner membrane protein YhjD, protein MAKETGEKEKLLPRLRRKNPWLDHLIRANDSFNEHYGNHYAAAITYFSVLSVFPIFMVAFAIVGLVLGHNQAVIDQLRDGINNSVPDGLQGLVHQITDSALSSGSGIGVFGLLLALYSGVGWMANLRDALTAQWGQEKKQQPFIPTTIKDLLSLIGLGLALVVSFALTAAGSGIGKLLLELVGLEDQRWAVYLLRVATILLGLAANTLVFLWVIARLPREHVALRSAVKGAIFAAVGFVILQQVASVYLASVTKSPSAAIFGPVIGLLVFANLVSRFLLLVTAWTATARENQRRVVRPPAPVLLEPNVTVQRGLGLGAAAGAFSAGALLGWLGRRKG, encoded by the coding sequence GTGGCGAAAGAAACCGGCGAGAAGGAAAAGCTGCTGCCCCGGCTGCGGCGGAAGAACCCGTGGCTGGATCACCTGATCCGCGCCAACGACTCGTTCAACGAGCACTACGGCAACCACTACGCCGCCGCCATCACCTACTTCAGCGTGCTGTCGGTGTTCCCGATCTTCATGGTCGCGTTCGCGATCGTCGGCCTGGTGCTCGGGCACAACCAGGCGGTGATCGACCAGCTGCGGGACGGGATCAACAATTCCGTCCCGGATGGCCTGCAGGGACTGGTGCACCAGATCACCGACAGCGCGCTCAGCTCCGGCAGCGGGATCGGGGTGTTCGGCCTGCTGCTGGCGCTCTACTCCGGCGTCGGCTGGATGGCGAACCTGCGCGACGCGCTCACCGCGCAGTGGGGCCAGGAAAAGAAGCAGCAGCCGTTCATCCCCACCACGATCAAGGACCTGCTGTCGCTCATCGGGCTCGGGCTGGCGCTGGTCGTCTCGTTCGCGCTCACCGCGGCCGGCAGCGGGATCGGCAAGCTGCTGCTGGAGCTGGTCGGCTTGGAGGACCAGCGCTGGGCGGTGTACCTGCTGCGCGTCGCGACGATCCTGCTCGGGCTGGCCGCGAACACGCTGGTGTTCCTGTGGGTGATCGCACGGTTGCCGCGGGAACACGTGGCGTTGCGGAGCGCGGTGAAGGGCGCGATCTTCGCCGCGGTCGGGTTCGTGATCCTGCAGCAGGTCGCCTCGGTCTACCTCGCCAGCGTCACGAAGTCCCCGTCAGCGGCGATCTTCGGTCCGGTGATCGGGTTGCTGGTGTTCGCCAACCTGGTGTCCCGGTTCCTGCTCCTGGTGACCGCCTGGACGGCCACCGCGCGGGAGAACCAGCGCCGTGTGGTGCGCCCGCCGGCGCCGGTGCTGCTGGAGCCGAACGTCACCGTGCAACGCGGACTCGGCCTGGGTGCCGCGGCGGGAGCGTTCAGCGCCGGCGCGCTGCTCGGCTGGCTGGGCCGCCGCAAGGGCTGA
- a CDS encoding MBL fold metallo-hydrolase, protein MARLTVLGSCGAWPEPGRACAGFLLSHDDHHVVLDLGYGAASRLFSHVSPRDLDAVVVTHEHPDHVADLTALGRAWHHTVQRDGAPKIPLHCPPGVLRRLEAAEPHPHPATIFDVHLLSTPGASGPWQLSSVPLPHHVPNHGVRLSSAGTTVAYSGDTGPSLLLVELARDADLLICEATLHEPPGGPRHLMTAAEAGRTAAAAGVGTLLLTHFWPGTDRAASAAQARGQFDGEVLVAEEDLVLEL, encoded by the coding sequence ATGGCCCGACTCACCGTGCTCGGCAGCTGTGGCGCGTGGCCCGAGCCGGGCCGCGCGTGCGCGGGGTTCCTGCTCTCCCACGACGACCACCACGTCGTTCTCGATCTCGGCTACGGTGCGGCGAGCCGGCTGTTCAGCCACGTCTCGCCGCGGGACCTCGACGCCGTGGTCGTCACGCACGAGCACCCCGACCACGTCGCGGACCTCACCGCGCTCGGCCGCGCATGGCACCACACCGTGCAGCGCGACGGCGCGCCGAAAATCCCGCTGCACTGCCCACCCGGCGTACTGCGGCGGCTCGAAGCCGCCGAACCACACCCGCACCCGGCCACGATCTTCGACGTGCACCTGCTGAGCACGCCCGGAGCGTCCGGTCCGTGGCAGCTCAGTTCTGTTCCGCTGCCGCATCACGTGCCGAACCACGGCGTCCGGTTGAGCAGTGCGGGCACGACCGTCGCCTACTCCGGCGACACCGGTCCGTCGCTGCTGCTGGTCGAGCTGGCCCGCGACGCCGACCTGTTGATCTGCGAAGCCACGCTGCACGAGCCGCCGGGCGGGCCGCGGCACCTCATGACGGCAGCCGAAGCCGGTCGCACGGCGGCCGCGGCGGGCGTCGGAACATTGCTGCTCACGCACTTCTGGCCGGGCACCGACCGCGCCGCGTCAGCCGCGCAGGCACGCGGGCAGTTCGACGGCGAAGTACTCGTGGCGGAAGAGGACCTGGTCCTCGAGCTGTAG
- a CDS encoding S8 family peptidase produces MSRIRRMLVPVTLAGIAAGAVTVPAAAAAPAPSCDTTSTPYSYVVLYQPGASQRSVDAELGAKCGTRVAYYPEIGVAVASSRNADFAERIGVMRAYSGGKDVAAQNAARAHQRSAVGTLEQTRTRAAEGDLSAQQWDMRAIHAQEANKVDEGSSRVTVGVLDSGIDAKHPALSHAVDARSSAGCVTGAADTSASAWAPTNSEHGTHVAGTIAGKDASRGFSGIAPGVRLASVKVVNDDGYIFPEAAVCGFMWAGEHRFQVTNNSYYIDPGMFYCRKEAGDAAAYEAVRRAVTYSSHRGTLNVAAAGNSGFDVTKQTTDPNRPHPVDSSCGILPKSIDGVVTVSSVGYAGTKSSFSNYGAVSVAAPGGDFAQLPPEGQGEGCPLSTVFDGGYGTMCGTSMASPHAAGVAALLASRIPFSPPRLVSALLGAEADPVACDVQECTGPARNNSYYGHGLVNALDAVR; encoded by the coding sequence ATGTCCCGTATCCGTCGCATGCTCGTTCCCGTCACGCTTGCCGGAATCGCCGCCGGTGCCGTGACGGTGCCGGCTGCCGCTGCCGCCCCCGCGCCGTCGTGTGACACGACGAGCACCCCCTACAGCTACGTCGTGCTGTACCAGCCGGGCGCCTCGCAGCGTTCCGTCGATGCCGAGCTCGGAGCCAAGTGCGGCACCAGAGTGGCGTACTACCCGGAGATCGGCGTCGCCGTTGCCAGCTCGCGCAACGCGGACTTCGCCGAGCGGATCGGCGTGATGCGGGCGTACTCGGGCGGCAAGGACGTGGCCGCGCAGAACGCCGCGCGGGCGCACCAGCGTTCCGCGGTGGGCACGCTGGAGCAGACGCGGACCCGCGCCGCCGAAGGTGATCTTTCGGCGCAGCAGTGGGACATGCGGGCCATCCACGCGCAGGAGGCGAACAAGGTCGACGAAGGTTCGTCGCGGGTGACCGTGGGCGTACTGGACTCCGGCATCGACGCCAAGCACCCGGCGCTGTCGCACGCGGTGGACGCGCGCTCGTCCGCCGGCTGCGTCACCGGCGCCGCGGACACCTCCGCGTCCGCGTGGGCCCCGACGAACTCCGAGCACGGCACGCACGTCGCGGGCACCATCGCGGGCAAGGACGCGTCGCGCGGCTTCTCCGGCATCGCGCCGGGCGTACGGCTGGCCTCGGTGAAGGTCGTGAACGACGACGGCTACATCTTCCCGGAGGCAGCGGTCTGCGGGTTCATGTGGGCAGGCGAGCACCGTTTCCAGGTGACGAACAACAGCTACTACATCGACCCCGGGATGTTCTACTGCCGCAAGGAAGCCGGCGACGCGGCCGCATACGAGGCCGTACGCCGCGCGGTGACGTACTCGAGCCACCGCGGCACGCTGAACGTCGCGGCAGCGGGCAACTCCGGTTTCGACGTCACGAAGCAGACCACTGACCCGAACCGTCCGCACCCGGTCGACTCTTCGTGCGGCATCCTGCCGAAGTCGATCGACGGTGTGGTCACGGTGTCCTCAGTCGGATACGCGGGCACGAAGTCGTCGTTCTCGAACTACGGTGCGGTCAGCGTCGCCGCCCCGGGCGGTGATTTCGCCCAGCTGCCACCGGAAGGACAGGGCGAGGGTTGCCCGCTGTCGACGGTGTTCGACGGCGGCTACGGCACGATGTGTGGCACTTCCATGGCGTCGCCGCACGCGGCCGGCGTCGCGGCACTGCTGGCCTCGCGAATCCCGTTCTCCCCACCACGACTGGTGTCGGCCCTGCTGGGCGCGGAAGCCGACCCGGTCGCGTGCGATGTACAGGAGTGCACCGGCCCGGCACGCAACAACTCCTACTACGGCCACGGCCTGGTGAACGCCCTGGACGCGGTTCGCTGA
- a CDS encoding exodeoxyribonuclease III, producing MREVLTVTTVNVNGLRAAVKKGFVEWLAATKADVVACQEVRAEPAQLPASVVEPEGWFVAHAPSAAKGRSGVSLYSRVEPDEVRTGFGEPEFEDSGRYLEMHLPGVVVASLYLPSGEVGTTRQEEKERFMAAFLPYLAELRGKAAADGREVVVVGDWNIAYDTIDLKNWRGNQKNSGFLPQERAWLGRVHEAGYADVQRRLDSEGPGPYTWWSYRGKAFDNDSGWRIDCQLATPGLADKVTSVVVERAASYDLRWSDHAPLTATYDVPFPG from the coding sequence GTGCGCGAGGTGCTGACCGTGACCACCGTGAATGTCAACGGCCTGCGGGCCGCCGTGAAAAAGGGCTTCGTCGAATGGCTTGCCGCCACGAAGGCCGATGTCGTCGCGTGCCAGGAGGTGCGGGCCGAGCCCGCCCAGCTGCCCGCGTCGGTCGTCGAGCCCGAGGGCTGGTTCGTGGCGCACGCGCCGTCGGCCGCCAAGGGGCGCAGCGGTGTGTCGTTGTACAGCCGCGTCGAGCCGGACGAGGTGCGCACCGGGTTCGGTGAGCCGGAATTCGAGGACAGCGGTCGCTATCTCGAAATGCACCTGCCCGGCGTCGTCGTGGCGAGCCTGTACCTGCCCAGCGGCGAGGTCGGTACCACGCGTCAGGAGGAGAAGGAACGTTTCATGGCCGCGTTCCTGCCCTACCTCGCGGAGCTGCGCGGGAAGGCCGCGGCGGACGGGCGGGAGGTCGTGGTGGTCGGCGACTGGAACATCGCCTACGACACGATCGACCTGAAGAACTGGCGCGGCAACCAGAAGAACTCCGGCTTCCTGCCGCAGGAGCGGGCCTGGCTGGGCCGCGTCCACGAGGCCGGCTACGCCGACGTCCAGCGTCGGCTGGACAGCGAGGGCCCCGGTCCGTACACGTGGTGGTCCTACCGCGGCAAGGCGTTCGACAACGATTCCGGCTGGCGCATCGACTGCCAGCTGGCCACGCCGGGGCTGGCGGACAAGGTCACCTCGGTGGTCGTCGAGCGGGCCGCGTCCTACGACCTGCGGTGGTCCGACCACGCGCCGCTCACCGCGACCTACGATGTGCCGTTCCCCGGCTGA